From a single Mobula birostris isolate sMobBir1 chromosome 13, sMobBir1.hap1, whole genome shotgun sequence genomic region:
- the LOC140207571 gene encoding uncharacterized protein, translating to MVPYIFAHDERITVDFRVTNVLFTIQVIFFPVLGIIALPVNMVTIFVLSRGKCGLSRVVTCYLVAMAVADLLVLILDLILSKIPLMYVPIDVFFRSVTKGCNIHAVLLYTATDCSVWFTVTFTFDRFVAICCQKLKSKYCTEKTAVVVLGTVSAIGFLKNIYWYFRLSGYYTWIAVPFICRGRVHYLNLFIATQFELFYYILTPVFPFVLVLLTNCFTARHVLVTSRARRRLSFPGNGQSARDPEMEKRRKSLVLLLIVSGNFILLWAPFTVYSAWNRLYAFVTYVRPPDSLRELGAILQLLSCCTTRPFTPLRRPSSGSS from the exons ATGGTTCCATATATTTTTGCGCATGATGAACGGATAACGGTAGATTTTCGAGTCACGAATGTTTTATTCACCATTCAAGTGATTTTCTTCCCTGTCCTCGGCATCATTGCTCTTCCCG TGAACATGGTGACCATATTCGTCCTTtctcggggaaagtgcggcctctccagagttgtcacttgctacctggttgccatggcagtGGCGGATCTGCTGGTTCTTATCCTCGACCTGATATTGAGCAAGATTCCACTTATGTACGTACCAATCGACGTTTTCTTCCGATCAGTGACCAAGGGCTGTAATATCCACGCTGTTCTCCTTTACACCGCAACCGACTGCTCCGTCTGGTTCACGGTCACGTttacctttgatcggtttgtcgccatttgttgccagaagctgaaatcaaaatattgcaccgagaaaaCCGCTGTCgtggttttggggacagtgaGTGCCATTGGCTTTTTAAAGAATATTTACTGGTATTTTAGACTCTCGGGGTACTACACGTGGATAGCTGTTCCATTTATTTGTAGGGGGAGAGTGcattatttgaatttatttatcgCGACTCAATTTGAACTATTTTATTACATCCTCACCCCTGTATTCCCATTTGTGCTGGTTCTACTGACGAATTGCTTCACCGCCAGGCACGTCTTAGTCACGAGCAGAGCGCGCAGAAGACTCAGTTTTCCTGGCAACGGAcagagtgccagagacccggagatggagaaacGCAGGAAATCCCTCGTTTTATTGCTGATCGTCTCGGGCAATTTCATCTTGCTGTGggcacctttcactgtgtattctgCGTGGAATCGGCTGTATGCTTTTGTCACGTATGTGCGCCCACCTGATTCGCTGCGAGAGCTGGGCGCCATTCTGCAGCTTCTGAGCTGTTGCACGACACGGCCCTTTACACCGTTACGCAGACCAAGTTCAGGGAGCAGCTAA